In one Sphingomonas sanguinis genomic region, the following are encoded:
- a CDS encoding peptidylprolyl isomerase: MTIALLLAALLTQASPSPAPVAQAGDPLPGDWIAVPDDELLVFTLANGRTVTLRLAPGQAPVHVANIRALARGHWWDAGTSVYRVQENYVAQWGDATEKKPLPSSVIANPPAEYVHSGNSAVARLSKPDPYAAWAGYSRDGWPLAGDATNEWVPHCYGMVGVARDLAPSTGSGAELYTIIGHSPRGLDRNIAVVGRVVDGMDALSTLPRGTGDLGFYKEEGQRLGIVSARLASDIPAAERPHFQYRETVSPRFAAWIKGRENRKNEFFTVPAGGVDICAALPPVRKAP, encoded by the coding sequence ATGACGATCGCGCTTCTGCTCGCCGCGCTTCTGACGCAGGCTTCGCCCTCCCCCGCCCCTGTCGCGCAGGCCGGCGATCCGCTGCCCGGCGACTGGATCGCGGTGCCCGATGACGAGTTGCTGGTCTTTACGCTCGCCAATGGACGGACGGTGACGCTGCGGCTGGCGCCGGGACAGGCGCCGGTCCATGTCGCCAATATCCGCGCGCTGGCGCGCGGGCATTGGTGGGATGCGGGGACGAGCGTGTACCGCGTGCAGGAGAATTACGTCGCGCAATGGGGCGACGCGACCGAGAAGAAGCCGCTGCCGTCCAGCGTGATCGCCAATCCTCCGGCCGAATATGTCCATAGCGGCAACAGCGCGGTAGCGCGGCTGAGCAAGCCCGATCCCTATGCCGCTTGGGCGGGCTATAGCCGTGACGGCTGGCCGCTGGCGGGGGATGCGACCAACGAGTGGGTGCCGCATTGCTATGGCATGGTCGGCGTCGCCCGCGATCTGGCGCCCAGCACGGGGTCGGGGGCCGAGCTTTACACGATCATCGGCCACTCGCCGCGCGGGCTGGACCGCAATATTGCGGTGGTCGGGCGGGTGGTCGACGGCATGGATGCGCTCTCCACCCTGCCGCGCGGGACGGGGGATCTGGGCTTCTACAAGGAGGAGGGGCAGCGGCTGGGAATCGTCTCGGCGCGACTGGCGAGCGATATCCCCGCCGCCGAGCGACCGCACTTCCAGTATCGCGAGACGGTGTCGCCGCGCTTTGCCGCCTGGATCAAGGGGCGAGAGAATCGGAAGAACGAGTTCTTCACCGTGCCTGCGGGGGGTGTGGATATTTGTGCGGCGCTGCCGCCGGTGCGCAAGGCGCCCTGA
- the acs gene encoding acetate--CoA ligase, whose translation MSAHVHPVPEWADSASMDAKGYARAYEAAKTDPDGYWREQAKRLDWITPFTSVKDTSFDEADFRIAWFADGQLNVAANCIDRHLETRADQVAILWEGDAPGTDRRITYRELHEQVCRLANAMKGLGVAKGDRVTLYLPMIPEAAFAMLACARIGAIHSIVFGGFSPESLANRIVDCDSRIVITADGGCRGGKAVPLKANVDAALEHHGVAVDHVLVVRHSGAEVTMKDGRDHWYGDLVDAAATDCAPEPMGAEDPLFILYTSGSTGKPKGVLHSSGGYLLWASYTHQHVFDYREGEVFWCAADVGWVTGHSYVVYGALANGATTLMYEGVPNYPDFSRFWQIVDKYQVATFYAAPTALRALMREGDEWVKKTDRSSLRVLGSVGEPINPEAWEWYYHVVGEGRCPIVDTWWQTETGGHMIAPIPGAVALKPGSATLPLPGVLPQIVDAEGKVLDGAVEGNLVIADSWPGQMRTVWGDHDRFFQTYFTTYPGKYFTGDGCRRDEDGYYWITGRVDDVINVSGHRMGTAEVESALVAHAKVAEAAVVGMPHDVKGQGIYAFVTLNAGVEEDEALRAELVQWVRREIGPIATPDALQFAPALPKTRSGKIMRRILRKIAENQVDALGDTSTLADPAVVDHLVANRIESGKKAA comes from the coding sequence ATGAGCGCCCATGTTCACCCCGTTCCCGAATGGGCCGATAGCGCGTCCATGGATGCGAAAGGGTACGCCCGCGCCTATGAGGCCGCGAAGACCGACCCGGACGGCTATTGGCGCGAACAGGCGAAGCGGCTGGACTGGATCACGCCCTTCACCAGCGTCAAGGACACCAGCTTCGACGAGGCGGATTTCCGCATCGCGTGGTTCGCCGACGGCCAGCTGAACGTCGCGGCCAATTGCATCGACCGCCATCTGGAAACCCGCGCCGACCAAGTCGCGATCCTGTGGGAAGGCGATGCGCCGGGCACCGATCGCCGCATCACCTATCGCGAGCTGCACGAGCAGGTCTGCCGCCTCGCCAATGCGATGAAGGGGCTGGGCGTCGCCAAGGGCGACCGCGTCACCCTGTATCTGCCGATGATCCCCGAGGCCGCCTTCGCGATGCTGGCCTGTGCGCGGATCGGCGCGATCCATTCGATCGTATTCGGAGGTTTCTCCCCCGAAAGCCTCGCCAACCGGATCGTCGATTGCGACTCCCGCATCGTCATCACGGCGGACGGCGGCTGTCGCGGGGGCAAGGCGGTGCCGCTCAAGGCCAATGTCGACGCCGCGCTGGAGCATCATGGCGTGGCGGTCGACCATGTCCTCGTTGTCCGCCACAGCGGCGCCGAGGTGACGATGAAGGACGGCCGCGACCATTGGTATGGCGATCTGGTCGACGCCGCCGCCACCGACTGCGCACCTGAGCCGATGGGCGCGGAGGACCCCCTGTTCATCCTCTATACCAGCGGCTCGACCGGCAAGCCCAAGGGCGTGCTGCACAGCAGCGGCGGCTATCTGCTCTGGGCGTCCTATACGCACCAGCATGTGTTCGATTACCGCGAAGGCGAGGTCTTCTGGTGCGCCGCCGACGTGGGTTGGGTCACGGGCCACAGCTATGTCGTTTATGGCGCGCTCGCCAATGGCGCGACGACGCTGATGTATGAAGGCGTGCCCAATTACCCCGATTTCAGCCGTTTCTGGCAGATCGTCGACAAGTATCAGGTCGCGACCTTCTATGCCGCGCCGACTGCCCTGCGTGCGCTGATGCGCGAAGGCGACGAATGGGTGAAGAAGACCGACCGTTCGTCGCTTCGCGTGCTGGGATCGGTCGGCGAGCCGATCAATCCCGAAGCCTGGGAATGGTATTATCATGTGGTCGGCGAGGGGCGCTGCCCGATCGTCGATACCTGGTGGCAGACCGAAACCGGCGGCCATATGATCGCACCGATCCCCGGCGCGGTGGCGCTGAAGCCCGGCTCGGCCACGCTGCCGCTGCCTGGCGTTCTGCCGCAGATCGTCGATGCCGAGGGCAAGGTGCTGGACGGCGCGGTCGAGGGCAACCTCGTCATCGCCGACAGCTGGCCGGGGCAGATGCGCACCGTCTGGGGCGATCATGACCGTTTCTTCCAGACCTATTTCACCACCTATCCGGGCAAGTATTTCACCGGCGACGGATGTCGCCGCGACGAGGATGGCTATTACTGGATCACCGGCCGGGTCGACGACGTCATCAACGTCTCCGGCCACCGTATGGGCACCGCCGAGGTCGAGTCCGCGCTGGTCGCCCATGCCAAGGTCGCCGAGGCAGCTGTCGTGGGCATGCCGCATGACGTGAAGGGACAGGGCATCTACGCCTTCGTCACGCTGAATGCGGGCGTCGAGGAAGACGAGGCCCTGCGCGCCGAGCTGGTCCAATGGGTCCGCCGCGAGATCGGTCCGATCGCCACCCCCGACGCGCTGCAATTCGCGCCTGCGCTGCCCAAGACCCGCTCGGGCAAGATCATGCGCCGCATCCTGCGCAAGATCGCGGAGAATCAGGTCGATGCGCTGGGCGACACCTCGACGCTCGCCGATCCGGCGGTGGTCGATCACCTGGTCGCCAACCGGATCGAGTCGGGGAAAAAGGCGGCGTGA
- a CDS encoding PAS domain-containing protein, with translation MTATAHDPADLPAGFAAVLARAGEMGRLIAGHDWAATPLGPISAWPQSRLTAIAIALASSIPIATIWGAEGILIYNAGYAEFSGDRHPAMLGAPLVGVWPEAAAFNAQVIAEGLAGRTLAYRDQAMMLDRQGRPEQHWLDLDYIPIADESGRPSGIMATVIDSSARMRDRQDREIALSAARESEARFRNLADHAPIVIWVTDTDGHCTYINRAWQVQTGQDVAQGLRFGWVDMVHPDDRQPAQQAFQAAMAEPRAFQTEYRLAQVQGGYHWVMATAVPRFDDDGAFLGMIGSVVDIDERRRAEATLRDVNAVLERRVMEALAERKLFADIIDSTGTMVQVLGFDHRYLAINRAAAEDFERIFGVRPQIGQHKAEAMAQRPEILSVMRDYWTRALAGEEFSVIQALDHGDGERRHYELRFSPLVSAEGTPIGAYQFATDVSERLAQQERLHDMEAQLRQSQKMEAVGQLTGGIAHDFNNLLQVVVGNLEMLDRLLPIDEHLRARRAATNAMTGARRAATLTQRLLAFSRRQPLAPQSVDARRLVDGLSDLLTRTLGEQVSLTVASAPDLWVTEADPNQLESAILNLAVNARDAMPHGGTLSITMRNATLDGLATMAAGPVPYPTDPGDYVAIDVSDTGTGMDRATLGRVFEPFFTTKEVGKGTGLGLSMVYGFAKQSGGQVQIESRPGEGTCVTLFLPRFRGQATTPIEPPQPAAHPMRGSETILVVEDDADVRTYSTEALRELGYDVIEAEDGASALALLDAPEASRIALLFSDVVLPGGMTGADLASAARSLHPALKVLFTTGYARDVIVHGGRLDAGVALITKPFDFADLAARIRAMLDGQ, from the coding sequence ATGACCGCGACTGCCCACGACCCTGCCGACCTCCCTGCCGGTTTCGCCGCTGTACTGGCGCGCGCCGGCGAGATGGGTCGGCTGATCGCGGGGCATGACTGGGCCGCGACGCCGCTGGGACCGATTTCGGCATGGCCGCAGAGCCGGTTGACCGCGATCGCCATCGCGCTCGCCTCCTCCATCCCGATCGCCACCATCTGGGGGGCGGAGGGCATCCTGATCTACAATGCGGGCTATGCCGAATTTTCGGGCGACCGGCATCCGGCGATGCTCGGCGCGCCGCTGGTCGGGGTCTGGCCGGAAGCGGCGGCCTTCAACGCGCAGGTCATCGCCGAGGGGCTGGCAGGCCGTACGCTCGCCTACCGCGACCAGGCGATGATGCTGGATCGCCAGGGCAGGCCCGAGCAGCATTGGCTGGACCTCGATTATATCCCCATCGCCGACGAGAGCGGTCGCCCGTCGGGGATCATGGCCACCGTGATCGACAGCAGCGCACGAATGCGCGACCGACAGGATCGCGAGATCGCCTTGTCCGCCGCCCGCGAGAGCGAGGCGCGGTTCCGCAACCTCGCCGATCATGCGCCGATCGTCATCTGGGTCACCGATACCGACGGCCATTGCACCTATATCAACCGCGCCTGGCAGGTGCAGACCGGTCAGGACGTCGCGCAGGGCCTGCGTTTCGGCTGGGTCGACATGGTCCATCCCGACGACCGCCAGCCCGCGCAACAGGCGTTCCAGGCCGCCATGGCCGAACCACGTGCCTTCCAGACCGAATATCGCCTGGCCCAGGTGCAGGGCGGCTATCACTGGGTCATGGCCACCGCCGTTCCGCGCTTCGACGATGATGGTGCCTTTCTGGGCATGATCGGGTCGGTCGTGGACATCGACGAGCGCCGCCGGGCCGAGGCGACGCTGCGCGACGTCAATGCGGTGCTGGAGCGCCGGGTGATGGAGGCGCTGGCCGAGCGCAAGCTGTTCGCCGACATCATCGATTCGACCGGCACGATGGTCCAGGTGCTGGGGTTCGATCACCGCTATCTGGCGATCAACCGCGCCGCCGCCGAGGATTTCGAGCGCATCTTCGGCGTCCGCCCGCAGATCGGCCAGCACAAGGCCGAGGCGATGGCCCAGCGACCGGAAATCCTGTCGGTGATGCGCGATTACTGGACCCGTGCGCTGGCGGGCGAGGAATTCTCGGTCATCCAGGCGCTGGATCATGGCGATGGCGAGCGGCGGCATTACGAACTGCGCTTCAGTCCGCTGGTCTCCGCCGAGGGTACGCCGATCGGCGCCTATCAGTTCGCGACCGATGTCTCCGAACGGCTGGCGCAGCAGGAGCGGCTGCACGACATGGAGGCGCAGTTGCGCCAAAGCCAGAAGATGGAGGCGGTGGGCCAGCTGACCGGCGGCATCGCGCATGATTTCAACAACCTGCTACAGGTCGTGGTCGGCAATCTGGAGATGCTCGACCGCCTTCTGCCGATCGACGAGCATCTGCGGGCGCGCCGTGCCGCCACCAACGCGATGACCGGCGCGCGGCGTGCAGCGACGCTCACCCAGCGGCTGCTCGCCTTTTCGCGGCGGCAACCGCTGGCGCCGCAATCGGTCGACGCGCGACGGCTGGTTGACGGCCTGTCGGACCTGCTGACCCGGACGCTGGGCGAGCAGGTCAGCCTGACGGTCGCATCCGCCCCCGATCTGTGGGTGACGGAGGCCGATCCCAACCAACTGGAAAGCGCGATCCTGAACCTGGCGGTCAATGCGCGCGACGCGATGCCGCATGGCGGCACCCTGTCGATCACGATGCGCAACGCGACGCTGGACGGGCTGGCCACGATGGCGGCGGGGCCGGTCCCCTACCCTACCGATCCGGGCGATTATGTCGCCATCGACGTCAGCGACACCGGCACCGGCATGGACCGCGCGACGCTGGGCCGGGTGTTCGAGCCGTTCTTCACCACCAAGGAGGTCGGCAAGGGCACCGGCCTGGGCCTGTCGATGGTATATGGCTTCGCCAAACAGTCGGGCGGGCAGGTGCAGATCGAATCGCGCCCCGGCGAAGGCACCTGCGTCACGCTGTTCCTGCCCCGCTTCCGGGGACAGGCGACCACGCCCATCGAGCCGCCCCAGCCCGCCGCGCATCCCATGCGCGGGTCGGAGACGATCCTGGTGGTCGAGGATGATGCCGATGTCCGCACCTATTCGACCGAGGCGTTGCGCGAGCTGGGTTACGACGTGATCGAGGCGGAGGACGGCGCTTCGGCGCTGGCGCTGCTCGATGCGCCGGAGGCGTCGCGGATCGCGCTGCTATTTTCCGACGTGGTGCTGCCCGGCGGGATGACGGGAGCCGACCTGGCCTCGGCCGCGCGGTCGCTTCACCCCGCGCTGAAAGTGCTGTTCACCACCGGCTATGCCCGCGACGTGATCGTCCATGGCGGGCGGCTGGACGCCGGGGTCGCGCTGATTACCAAGCCGTTCGACTTCGCCGACCTGGCGGCACGGATCAGGGCGATGCTGGACGGCCAATAA
- a CDS encoding MFS transporter → MASRFRQFWSEEEWSFAPHERPTIPGSPGNFDHPNRRRIAYGVIAVLIGLTGGLGNALVQVNTVQLQGALGLDPTEIAWLPIAYVMTNASINLLLIKFRQQFGLRPFALLFSGLYTILAFAHLFVRDFATAIAVRGASGMAAAALSSLGLYYMMQALPAKWRLKAIVLGIGVPQCATPLARLFSPELLAMSQWRTLYLFEFGLAAISLASIIALRLPPTQKLKAFEPLDFLTFVLYAPAIGLFCAVLGQGRLVWWTQAAWIGWALVVAIPLLALALWIEHHRANPLLNTRWLGSIDIVRFAIVTLMARIVFSEQNFGAVGLLTALGQNNDQFGTLFAIAFIASVAGVIMSAVTLNPTKLTHPVMYAIGLVAIAAYADSFSTNLTRAPELYATQAVIAFSTTFFLGPSLLFGMTRALQQGAGHVISFIALFGMLNSVGSLGGTALLGTYQVVREKTHSAAIVQNIDPTDPQVTQRIAAGGARVSGVVGDPTLARAEGAALLSQAATREANIRAYNDVFRLVAALAAAVTLFLALLTWRRARRARAAAKVQS, encoded by the coding sequence ATGGCATCGCGGTTTCGGCAATTCTGGAGCGAGGAGGAATGGTCCTTCGCTCCCCATGAGCGGCCGACCATCCCCGGCTCGCCCGGCAATTTCGATCACCCCAACCGGCGGCGCATCGCTTACGGCGTGATCGCGGTGCTGATCGGGCTGACCGGCGGGCTGGGCAACGCGCTGGTCCAGGTGAATACCGTGCAGTTGCAGGGCGCACTGGGGCTGGACCCGACCGAGATCGCGTGGCTGCCCATCGCCTATGTGATGACCAACGCGTCGATCAATCTGCTGCTCATCAAGTTCCGCCAGCAATTCGGCCTGCGGCCCTTCGCGCTGCTATTCTCGGGCCTCTATACGATCCTGGCCTTCGCCCATCTGTTCGTGCGCGATTTCGCCACCGCCATCGCGGTGCGCGGGGCCAGCGGCATGGCGGCGGCGGCGCTGTCGTCGCTGGGCCTCTATTACATGATGCAGGCGCTGCCCGCGAAATGGCGGTTGAAGGCGATCGTGCTGGGCATCGGCGTGCCGCAATGCGCGACACCGCTGGCGCGGCTATTCTCGCCCGAACTGCTCGCCATGTCGCAGTGGCGCACGCTGTATCTATTCGAGTTCGGGCTGGCGGCGATCAGCCTGGCCTCGATCATCGCGCTGCGCCTGCCGCCGACCCAGAAGCTCAAGGCGTTCGAGCCGCTCGATTTCCTGACCTTCGTGCTTTACGCGCCCGCCATCGGCCTGTTCTGCGCCGTGCTGGGCCAGGGGCGGCTGGTCTGGTGGACGCAGGCCGCGTGGATCGGCTGGGCGCTGGTCGTCGCCATCCCGCTCCTGGCGCTCGCCCTGTGGATCGAGCATCACCGGGCCAATCCGCTGCTCAACACACGCTGGCTGGGCTCGATCGACATCGTGCGCTTCGCCATCGTCACGCTGATGGCGCGCATCGTGTTTTCCGAACAGAATTTCGGCGCGGTCGGCCTTTTGACCGCGCTGGGCCAGAATAACGATCAGTTCGGTACGCTCTTCGCCATCGCCTTTATCGCCTCGGTCGCAGGTGTCATCATGAGCGCGGTGACGCTGAACCCGACCAAGCTGACCCATCCGGTCATGTATGCGATCGGACTGGTCGCCATCGCCGCCTATGCCGACAGCTTCTCGACCAACCTGACCCGCGCGCCCGAGCTGTACGCGACGCAAGCCGTGATCGCCTTTTCGACCACCTTCTTCCTCGGCCCGTCGCTGTTGTTCGGCATGACCCGCGCGCTGCAACAGGGGGCCGGACACGTCATCAGCTTCATCGCGCTGTTCGGGATGCTCAATTCGGTGGGCAGTCTGGGCGGCACCGCCCTGCTCGGCACCTATCAGGTGGTCCGCGAAAAGACGCACAGCGCCGCCATCGTCCAGAATATCGACCCCACCGACCCGCAAGTGACGCAACGTATCGCGGCGGGCGGCGCGCGGGTGTCGGGCGTGGTCGGCGACCCGACGCTCGCCCGGGCGGAGGGCGCCGCATTGCTGTCGCAGGCCGCCACGCGCGAGGCGAATATCCGCGCCTATAACGACGTCTTCCGGCTGGTCGCCGCACTGGCGGCCGCCGTTACCCTTTTCCTCGCGCTGCTGACCTGGCGGCGTGCGCGCCGCGCCCGTGCGGCGGCCAAGGTGCAGTCATGA
- a CDS encoding HlyD family secretion protein has protein sequence MTDTRSPVSPTPMTEQAAAEAGVPPPTPTPVPPPAPASGWRPPSGGWRSRALIALLVIGGIAAVLAAWRLPPFSSDRQSTDNAYVRGRTTVIAPQVSGYVTAVLVKDFETVRAGQPLVRIDDRIYRQRVDQATAQVAAQAATLANSRQAQASRTASLAAQDAGVANAEAQLMRAQADMARVNDLVTDGSVSLRERDQTLAALRQAQAQLRQAKAAREIAQQDVRTVQVGRGGQQAGVSGAEAARRLAQIDLANTVVRAPEDGRLSEVGVRLGQYVTAGSQLMFLVPPETWVIANFKEAQTARMAVGQPASFTVDGLSNARLKGHVERISPAAGSEFAVLKSDNATGNFTKVPQRIAVRIRVDAGQPLAARLRPGMSVQASVDTTGGPKVR, from the coding sequence ATGACCGACACACGATCGCCCGTCTCCCCCACCCCGATGACCGAGCAGGCCGCCGCCGAAGCGGGGGTGCCGCCACCGACACCCACCCCCGTGCCGCCGCCCGCGCCCGCGTCGGGCTGGCGACCGCCCTCGGGCGGATGGCGGTCGCGCGCGCTGATCGCGCTGCTGGTCATCGGCGGTATTGCGGCGGTGCTCGCGGCGTGGCGGCTGCCGCCCTTTTCCAGCGATCGCCAGTCGACCGACAACGCCTATGTCCGCGGCCGGACGACGGTGATCGCGCCGCAGGTCAGCGGTTACGTCACCGCCGTGCTGGTCAAGGATTTCGAGACGGTACGCGCCGGTCAGCCGCTGGTGCGGATCGACGACCGCATCTATCGCCAGCGCGTCGACCAGGCGACCGCGCAGGTTGCGGCGCAGGCGGCCACGCTCGCCAACAGCCGCCAGGCTCAGGCCTCGCGCACCGCCAGCCTCGCCGCGCAGGATGCCGGCGTCGCCAATGCCGAGGCGCAGCTGATGCGCGCCCAGGCCGATATGGCGCGGGTCAACGACCTCGTGACCGACGGCTCGGTCAGTTTACGCGAACGCGACCAGACGCTTGCCGCGCTCCGCCAAGCCCAGGCGCAACTGCGTCAGGCCAAGGCGGCGCGGGAGATCGCCCAGCAGGATGTGCGCACCGTCCAGGTCGGACGCGGCGGGCAGCAGGCGGGCGTGTCGGGCGCGGAGGCCGCACGGCGGCTGGCGCAGATCGACCTCGCCAACACCGTCGTCCGCGCGCCCGAGGATGGTCGCCTGTCCGAAGTCGGCGTCCGGCTGGGCCAATATGTCACGGCAGGATCGCAGCTGATGTTCCTGGTGCCGCCCGAAACCTGGGTCATCGCCAATTTCAAGGAAGCCCAGACTGCGCGCATGGCGGTGGGTCAGCCCGCCAGCTTCACCGTCGACGGCCTGAGCAATGCCCGGCTGAAGGGCCATGTCGAGCGAATCTCGCCCGCCGCCGGGTCCGAATTCGCGGTGCTGAAGTCCGACAACGCCACCGGCAACTTCACCAAGGTGCCGCAGCGTATCGCGGTGCGGATTCGCGTCGATGCGGGCCAACCTTTGGCCGCCCGCCTGCGCCCCGGCATGTCGGTACAGGCCAGCGTCGACACGACCGGCGGGCCGAAGGTGCGATGA
- a CDS encoding efflux transporter outer membrane subunit, whose amino-acid sequence MRHAALPLAAALLLAGCIGPRPAAPTASAVVPPPAWRTALGPGSPIAGDWWQAFGDPQLTALVTRALADNPDLGSAAARIEEARAQERLARAQRSPNVTAGLPLSEGRTVSAFGTGLDQFGAQPLVQASYDFDLFGRLRNAQAAARAQLLATEAARDTVRLALAAGVASGYVSLRALDHRLHIAEETLAARADALRIARRRATTGYTSNLELRQAEGEYRATEQLVAAARLAVTRQENALSVLIGGAPGPIPRGLSIDRLIRPAIPDGLPADLLRRRPDLFQAEQALVAADRSLDSARAAMLPSLGLTGSAGVALSNALNNPITLFSIGGSVLAPIFDAGRLRAQADASAARRDQAAFAYRRTALTAFREVDDSLASVRRSGEQAVALAGQRAAQADALRIASNRYRAGYSSYLEQLDAQRGLLNAELALAEAQASQLTAYITLYQAMGGGWSPDAIQATAR is encoded by the coding sequence ATGAGACACGCCGCCCTACCCCTCGCCGCCGCGCTGCTGCTCGCCGGGTGCATCGGGCCGCGTCCTGCCGCGCCCACTGCCAGCGCCGTCGTGCCGCCGCCCGCCTGGCGCACCGCACTGGGACCGGGCAGTCCGATCGCGGGTGATTGGTGGCAGGCGTTCGGCGATCCGCAGCTGACCGCGCTCGTCACCCGTGCGCTAGCCGACAATCCCGATCTGGGCAGCGCGGCGGCGCGGATCGAGGAGGCACGCGCGCAGGAACGGCTGGCACGTGCGCAGCGGTCCCCCAACGTCACGGCGGGCCTGCCGCTGTCGGAGGGGCGCACCGTCAGCGCCTTCGGCACCGGGCTGGACCAGTTCGGCGCGCAGCCGCTGGTACAGGCGAGTTACGACTTCGACCTGTTCGGACGGCTGCGCAACGCCCAGGCGGCGGCGCGCGCGCAATTGCTGGCGACCGAGGCGGCGCGCGACACCGTCCGCCTCGCGCTCGCCGCCGGGGTGGCGAGCGGATATGTCTCGTTGCGCGCTCTCGACCACCGGCTGCACATCGCCGAGGAGACGCTGGCCGCGCGCGCCGACGCGCTGCGCATCGCCCGGCGACGGGCCACCACGGGCTATACCTCCAACCTCGAACTGCGACAGGCCGAGGGCGAGTATCGCGCGACCGAGCAACTGGTCGCCGCCGCCCGGCTGGCCGTCACCCGGCAGGAAAACGCGCTCAGCGTGTTGATCGGCGGCGCGCCCGGCCCGATCCCGCGCGGCCTGTCCATCGATCGGCTGATCCGTCCCGCCATTCCCGACGGCCTGCCCGCCGACCTGCTGCGCCGCCGCCCCGACCTGTTCCAGGCCGAACAGGCGCTGGTCGCCGCCGACCGCTCGCTCGACAGCGCGCGCGCGGCGATGCTACCCAGCCTGGGGCTGACCGGCTCGGCGGGCGTCGCGCTGTCCAATGCGCTGAACAATCCGATCACCTTGTTCTCGATCGGCGGCAGCGTGCTGGCCCCGATCTTCGACGCAGGGCGGTTGCGGGCGCAGGCCGATGCCAGCGCGGCGCGACGGGATCAGGCGGCCTTCGCCTATCGCCGCACCGCGCTGACCGCCTTTCGCGAGGTGGACGACAGCCTGGCCTCGGTCCGGCGCTCGGGTGAGCAGGCGGTGGCGCTAGCCGGGCAGCGGGCGGCACAGGCGGATGCGCTGCGGATCGCCTCCAACCGCTACCGCGCGGGCTACTCCTCCTATCTCGAACAGCTCGATGCGCAGCGCGGGCTGCTGAACGCGGAACTGGCGCTGGCCGAGGCGCAGGCCAGTCAGCTGACCGCCTATATCACCCTGTATCAGGCGATGGGCGGCGGCTGGTCGCCCGACGCCATTCAGGCGACGGCACGATAG
- a CDS encoding organic hydroperoxide resistance protein, whose product MSVNVIYKTKATATGGRDGAARSDDGSVDVKLVVPKEMGGPGGDGANPEKLFAAGYSACFLGAMKAVSGKEGVKVPPDATVTAEVGFGPREEGGYGITVDLLVNLPGVDRADGEKLMHAAHQVCPYSNATRNNVDVGLTLA is encoded by the coding sequence ATGAGCGTAAATGTGATCTACAAGACCAAGGCGACGGCGACCGGCGGTCGCGACGGCGCGGCGCGTTCGGACGACGGCTCGGTCGACGTCAAGCTGGTCGTCCCCAAGGAAATGGGCGGTCCGGGCGGCGACGGCGCCAACCCGGAAAAGCTGTTCGCGGCGGGCTATTCGGCCTGTTTCCTGGGCGCGATGAAGGCGGTTTCCGGCAAGGAAGGTGTGAAGGTGCCGCCGGATGCCACCGTCACCGCCGAGGTCGGCTTCGGCCCGCGTGAGGAAGGCGGCTATGGCATCACCGTCGACCTGCTCGTGAACCTGCCCGGCGTCGACCGCGCGGACGGCGAAAAGCTGATGCACGCCGCGCATCAGGTCTGCCCCTATTCCAACGCGACCCGCAACAATGTGGATGTCGGTCTGACGCTCGCCTGA
- the gloA gene encoding lactoylglutathione lyase: MTTRPAGTESFALNQTMLRIRDPKPSLAFYQDVLGMTLLQKLDFEEMRFSLYFLAYLHEGETIPQDPAERARFIFNRETTLELTHNWGTESDTDFKGYHDGNSDPRGFGHIGISVDDVAAACARFESLGVTFKKRPQDGKMKDIAFITDPDGYWIEILSANGMATNL; this comes from the coding sequence ATGACGACCCGCCCCGCCGGAACCGAGAGCTTCGCGCTCAACCAGACGATGCTGCGCATCCGCGATCCCAAGCCGTCGCTTGCCTTCTACCAGGACGTGCTGGGCATGACCCTGCTCCAGAAGCTGGACTTCGAGGAGATGCGCTTCTCGCTCTACTTCCTCGCCTATCTGCACGAAGGCGAGACGATCCCACAAGACCCCGCCGAGCGCGCCCGCTTCATCTTCAATCGCGAGACGACGCTAGAGCTCACCCATAATTGGGGCACCGAGTCGGACACCGACTTTAAAGGTTATCACGACGGCAACAGTGATCCGAGAGGCTTTGGCCATATCGGCATCAGTGTCGACGATGTCGCCGCCGCCTGTGCACGATTCGAATCTCTTGGCGTGACTTTCAAAAAGCGGCCTCAGGACGGCAAGATGAAGGACATCGCCTTCATCACCGACCCGGACGGCTATTGGATAGAAATCCTGTCCGCCAATGGCATGGCCACAAATCTTTAA